Below is a window of Streptomyces qaidamensis DNA.
CTGATGCCGGCGATCCGCGTGCAGTGGCAGCACCAGCGCGAGGACGGCGTGCTGAAGCCTTTCCCGCCGAAGTACGAGAGCAGGCGAACGCTCGTCATCCCGCCCTTCCTCGCGGAGTTGCTGGAGCTGCTGCTGGCGAGCCACGACAGCGAGTACGTGTTCCGGTCCATCGGGGGCGGCCTCCTGACTAACGCCAACTTCACCTACAAGTACTGGCGGCCGATCGCCGACGGCCGGGCCGCGTCCAAGGAGTTCGAGCGGACGCGCCCGGGCCAGCGGCAGACGGTCATCTCGCGGCGCCCTCTGCCGGAGATCCCGGCGACCGCCTACGCCGGCAACCGGCTGTACCTGGTGCGTCACGGCGCGAAGGAGTGGACCGACGAGGCGGGCGGCACACACGCCCCCATTGCGGTCGAGACCCGGATGGGACACGAGGTCGCGGGAGTCGAGGGCCTGTACTCGAACGTGACGACGGCGATGGAGCGGCGGATTATGGATTCGCCCAGATGGCCTTGCCGAGTGGTGGAAACGGCAGGTCAGAGCCGCCCAGCAGGTTGCTTGATGTATTGGTTCATGAAGTTCATCTCGACCAAGCGCTTCATGCCCTTCGTCTACTACCGCATCGCCGTCGGCATCGTCATCATCGTGCTGGTCAGCATGGGTGCCCTGAGCCCTCACGCGGCCGAGTCGGCGGGCTGACCCCGGGTCCTTGTGACCCGGGTCTCGTGACCAACCGCATAGGGATCGGGTAGCCGTCCGGTAGCGGGCTGTCAGTGGCTGCCCCTAGGCTTGTCCGCATGTCCCCCGATTTCGTGACCCCTGGTTCCGTGCGGCCTGCTGCCGAGGTCAACGACGAGATCCGTGCGCTGTGGCAGCGCACGGGCGGCACCCTGTCGCCCGAGGAGCGTGCGGAGTACGAGCTCCTCGTCGTCGAGTGGGCGGCGGCGATCCGAGGCGGCGTCGTCACGGCGGCCTGAGCACCCTCCTAGGCACGCAGTCCCGCGAGCACCTCGTCGTCGAGGCCGAGGGGCCGCTCCTGGGGCAACAGCCCCGCGGCCGAGCCCGGTTGCCCAGTCCGCACCAGCCCATGGATCTCCCTGGCGAGCGGCGTGACGTCCTCGATCCCCACGATCCACTCGTCCGCGTACCGCGCGGCGGCCTCCCCCGCGAGCCCCAGCTGAAGCGACCGGTGCGGCAGCGGGTTGAGGTGCAGGTCCCGTTCCGGATCCCACTGCACCCGCGCGGGCGCCTGCCTCAACTGCCGCTTCCAGGAGGCCCGGTCGCCGTGGAGAGCGGGGACGTGGTGGGACAGGCAGGCGTTGCGCAGCGCCCAGAGGAAGCCCTCGCGGTCGATCTCGATCGCCAGGACCGTCTCCTGGCCCTCCTTGGTGCCCCAGCCGCAGCGGTACATCATCCACAGGAACGACGGCTTGATCCATGTCAAGCCTCGCTCACAGACCTCTTGCGGTACCGCTCTCCTGGGCTTCAAGAAGTTCGTCACCGTGCTCGATCGCCCAGCGTCCAAGCGCCATCATGGGGCCCTCGACCAGGCTCTGCCCCAAGCCGGTCAGGGCATAGTCGACGCGTGGCGGCGCCTCGGCATGTGCGTGGCGCTCGATCAGTCCGTTCGCGAGCAGGCGGTGCAAGGAGTCGGTCAGAACCTTGTCTCTGATGCCGCCGATCGCGGCGTGCAACTCGCGGCGTCGGTGCGGTCCCAAGCGAAGCGCCGCCAGTACGACGGGATCCCAGGTATGGGCAAAGAGATCGGTGGCCGCGCGCAAACGGCAATCAGCAACAAACTCATAGCAGTGGGCGTCGTGATCAGTCATCTCGCCATCCATCATCGCGCGCCGGTCACGCACTGATCAGTGCGTAACGCCTTCCCTACCGTGACCACCCGACCCGACCACTTTGGGAGAGGCACAGACAGATGCGTATCGGGATTCTGGGAACAGGGACACTGGCGGCGGCCCTGGGTGAGGGCTGGGCACGTGCGGGGCATGAGGTGGTGATCGGCGGACGGTCGCAGGTCAAGGCGGAGAAGCTTGCTGAGCGGCTGGACCACGAAGTGCTCGCTGTCGCACCGCGCGAGGCGGTCACCGGGCGCGATGCGGTGCTCCTCGCCGTGTCTTGGGACGGTGTCGAAGAGATGCTGGGAATGGTGGGCGCCTCCGACGGCGTGCTCCAAGGGATGCCGTTGATCGATCCCACGAACGCCGTTACGCATGGCGTCGGCACTCTGCTCACCGAACACGGCGAGGCGATGGCGGGGCGGATCGCCGGACTTGCTCCGGGAGCCCGGGTCGTGAAGGCGTTCCATCTCTTTCCCGCTGACCAGTGGACGAGCCCGATCGGTGGTGGCCAGTCCCGTGTGACGGTGGCGATGTGCGGCGACGATGCGACCGCCCTGCACGTCGTCGGTGAACTGGTCCGTGACGTCGGCGGAGTCCCGGCGACGCTGGGGACGCTTGATCGCGTCCGCCAGTTGGAGGAGGTGGCGGGATTCGTGATCGGCTTGGCCTTCGCAGGCTTCGACCCTGGCTCCGCCGTCCCTCACGTCCCCTCGAACGACAGGCGCGCCGACTCACAGTGGTAGGCGCATCTCTCACACGCTCGATGATCTGCCACGACAAGTCTGTGAACGCGGCTTGATGATCCATGTCATGCGCTCCCGCTTCCAGGACGACGGGAAGCGGCCCAGGCGGGCGGCGGGGCCGCCGATCTCCGGGCGGTAGGCCTGGTAGACGGTGATCGTGGACTCGGTGTGGCGGGCGCGCACCCGGAATCTCGGCTCGTGTCGATCGTTCACGGAGGACAGGCTGGCCCCCGGCGTCACCCGGCGGCCACCGAATATCGCGCACGCACGGCTCTTGGCCCGGGCTCCGCCATGCCCAACACTGAGCCGATGACGCAGCGCGTGGAGCTCGCTACCGTGAGGGACCGGCTGGCCGTCGACGGACTGATCACCGACTACGCGGTGGCGGTCGACGACGGTGACTGGGAGGCGTACCGGGGGCTGTTCGCCCCTAGGGGGCGGGCGGACTACCGCTCGGCCGGCGGCATCGAGGGAGAGGCCCGCACGGTCGCCGCGTGGCTCGCGCAGAGCCTGCGGCTGATCCCGGTGCGGCAGCATCTGATCGTCAACCGGCGGGTGCGCTTCGGGATCTGGGAGCAGGACACCGGCGACACGGCCGAGGTGCAGGCGGACTACGTCAATCCCATGGCCACCGCGGGACCCGCTCCGGACTTCGTGTGCGGTGGCCGGTACGCCTTCGCGGCGCTGCGCACGGACGACGGCTGGCGGCTGAGTGGCGTCGTCGTGCGGGAGAAGTGGCGGCGCCTTCCCGGGCCGAGGACCGCGCCTGTGGTCAACTGACCCGGCGTCCTGTGCCCTAGATCGTCCGCAAGGCGCACACTGGAGGCACCCGCGGGTAGGAGGCGCCTATGAAGACGCTCGGCCACTGGCTCGCCTCCCCCTGGCGCCGCTCGGCCGCCGCGGCGGTCGTGGGCGCCCTCCCCGTCCTGGCCTTCCCCGCGCCGGCCCTGTGGTGGTGCGCCTATGTCGCCCTGGTCCCCTGGCTCCTCCTGCTGCGCACCGCGCCGACCGGGAAGCGGGCCGCGTACGACGGCTGGTGGGGCGGCTTCGGCTTCATGCTGGCCATGCACCACTGGCTGCTGCCGAGCCTGCACGTGTTCACGTTCCTCATCGCCGCCCTGCTGGGCGCGCTGTGGGCACCGTGGGGCTGGCTGGTGCGCCGTTTCCTCGGAGGCGTTCCCTCCCTCGGGCGGGTCACGGTCGCGCTGCTGGTCCTGCCGTCGGGCTGGCTGGCCGTCGAGCTGGTCCGCTCCTGGCAGGGCCTCGGCGGCCCCTGGGGCATGCTCGGCAGCAGTCAGTGGCAGGCCGAGCCGGCGCTGCGACTCGCCTCGGTGGGCGGTGTGTGGCTGCTCAGCTACCTGCTCGTGGCCGTCAACGTCGCGGTCGCCGTCCTCGTCGCGGTCCCCCGTGCCCGGGTGCCCGCCGTGGCCGGTCTCGTCGCCACGGCCGCCGCCACCTCCGCCACCTGGGCGTTCTCACCCCGCCCGGCCGTCGACGGCCAGGTCAGGATCGCCGTCGTGCAGCCGGGCGTCGTCGCCGGTCCGGACGGCCGGTTCGCCCGCGAGGAGCAGCTCACCCGCCGGCTCGCCGGCCAGGACGTCGACCTGATCGTCTGGGGCGAGAGCAGCGTCGGCTTCGACCTCGACGACCGGCCCGACCTCGCCCGGCGGCTCGCGGACCTCTCCCGCGCGACGGGGGCCCACATCCTGGTCAACGTGGACGCCCGGCGCTCCGACAAGCCCGGCATCTACAAGAGTTCGGTCCTGGTCGGCCCCGAGGGCCTGACCGGCGAGCGCTACGACAAGATGCGGCTCGTGCCCTTCGGCGAGTACATCCCGGCGCGATCCCTGCTCGGCTGGGCCACCTCCGTCGGCAAGGCCGCGGGCGAGGACCGCAGGCGCGGCTCGCAGCCGGTCGTGATGAACGTCGGGGACGATCTGCGGGTCGGCCCGCTGGTGTGCTTCGAGACCGCCTTCCCCGACATGACCCGCCACCTCACCCGGGAGGGCGTCGACGTGCTGATCGGCCAGTCGTCGACGTCCACGTTCCAGCACAGCTGGGCGCCCGGCCAGCACGCGTCGCTCGCCGCGCTGCGGGCCGCCGAGACCGGCCGCCCCATGGTGCACTCGACCCTGACGGGCGTCTCCGCCGTCTACGGCCCGGACGGGCAGCGCGTCGGATCATGGCTCGGTACGGACGCCTCCGCCGAGCGGATCTACGACATCCCCCTCGCCCACGGCACCACGCCCTATGTCCGCCACGGCGACTGGACGGTGCACGCGGCGATGCTGATCCTCGCCCTGTGGGCCGTCGGCGAGGGCGTACGGACCGTGCGGCTCAGGCGGTCCGCTCCTGAACCGCGCGTACCACCCGCTCGCACAGTTCATGGGTCTCCAGCGCGTCCCGGGCGCTGAGCGCCCTGCCCGTGCGGACCGCGTGGAGGAAGGCGAGCACCGCCTGCTCGATCCCGCGCTGCCGGGCCACCGGCACCCAGTCCCCGCGCCGCCGGACGGTCGGCTGGCCCTTGTGGTCGACGACCTCGGCGAGGTTGATCACCTGCCGCTTGGTGTCCTGCCCGGACACTTCCAGGATCTCCTCGGCGGAACCGCTGAGCCGGTTCATCACGCCGAGCGCGGTGAAGCCGTCCCCGGCGAGCTGGAGCACCAGGTGGTGCAGCAGCCCGTCCTGGACACGGGCGCGCACGGCCACGTCGTCGATCTCGCCGGGCACCAGGAACCGGAGGGTGTCGACGACGTGGATGAAGTCGTCCAGGATCATCGCGCGGGGTTCCTCCGGCAGCCCGATGCGGTTCTTCTGCATCAGGATCAGTTCACGCGGATGGTCCGCGCACTGCGTGTAGCCGGGGGCGTGGCGCCGGTTGAAGCCGACGGCGAGACTCACGCCCCGCTCCTCGGCGAGCGCCACCAGCCGCGCGGAGTCGTCGATCTCGTAGGCGAGCGGCTTGTCGACGTACGTCGGCACACCGGCCTCGAGCAGCCGCGTCACGATCTCCGGGTGCACGAGCGTGGGCGCGTGCACGAAGGCCGCGTCGAGATCCGCCGCGATCAGGGAGTCGAGGGTGGTGTGCCGCCGCTCCGGCGGGACGTGCAGGCCTTCGGCGACCCGGTCGAGGGTGGCGGGCGTACGGGTCTGCAGGTGCAGTTCCACCCCGGGCTGGAAGGCGAGGACCGGGAGGTAGGCCTTCTGCGCGATGTCGCCGAGTCCGATGCAGCCGACCTTCACGGGGTGATCTCCTCTAACGGTTGCCTGCCGGGGTCTGCCCGGAGCATACGGCGTCCGCCCGCGGGGGCCGCCAGTCGGCGATGCCGTCGAAACCGCGCAGGAACAGGGCGGGCCCGGCCTTCGAGAGTGTGGCCAGGGCGGTGTCGCGTACGGCGATCGCCGCGCGGTTCGTCATGAGGTTGAGGCGCGCGACCCGCACGGCCCGGCGTGCGACGGCGGTCGTGCGGGGCAGCCGGGCGGCGGTGTAGGCGGGCAGGTCGTCACGGTGGTGCGCGAGGACGACCGCGTCCTCGATGGCCTGGTTGCCGCCCTGGCCGAGGGTCGGGGGCATGGCGTGCGCGGCGTCGCCGAGCAGGGCGACCCGGCCGTGGTGGTAGGCGGGCAGGGGTTCGGTGATGTGGTGGACGTCGTGGCGCAGGACGTCCTCGGGCCGGGCGGCGGCGAGCACGGCGGGGATCGGGTCGTGCCAGTCGCCGAAGCGGCTCAGCAGCTCGGCCCTCTCGTCGGGCACGTGGCCGCCGGCGGGCGTGACGGCGGCGGCGTAGGCGTAGACGCGGCCGTCCTTGAGCGGGTGTGTGCCCCAGATGCGGCCCCTGCCCCAGGTCTCGTGCGAGGCGAACTCGGCGCCGGGCACGGGGATCACGAGCCGCCAGGCGGTGAAGCCGGAGTACACGGCCCCGGGGTGGGCGGGGAAGAGCGCGTGGCGTACGGCGGAGCGGATGCCGTCCGCTCCCACCACCAGGTCGGCCTCCAGCACCCTGCCTCCTGCGTCGACCCGGGCGGGCCGGTCGGGGCCGCCGCTGTCGGCGAGGGTCGCGGCGACGTCCGTGCGGATGGCGCCCGGTGGGAGCCGGGAGGCCAGGCTCGCGATGAGGGTGGCACGGTGCAGCAGCACGAGGGGGCCGCCGTAGCGCTCGGCGGCGGCCTCGGCGGAGGACCGCGAGAGCCACCGCCCGGAGGGGGCCCGCAGCCCGCCGTCCCCGGACCAGGCGGCCAGGTCGCGGATCTCGCCGCCGAGCCCGATGGCGTCCAGCGCGCGCAGGGAGTTGGGCGCGAGGGAGATCGCCGCGCCGACCGGCTCCAGCGAGGGGGCGCGCTCCAGGACCGTGACCCGCAGGCCCCGCCGGTGCAGGGCGACGGCCGCCGTCAGGCCTCCGATTCCGCCACCGATCACGACGGCATGCCCGAGCTCTTTCATGGCCCCTCCTCGAACGTGACTACACCTGTAGTGACGCCATCGACGTTACTACACGTGTAGTCAAACGGGTAGCGTGAGGCCATGTCCGTACGCACCGCCGGCCCCTCCCGCTCCGACCTGGTCGCCGACACCGCCCTCGCCCTGCTCGCCGAGCGCGGCATGCGCGGCCTCACGCACCGGGCGGTCGACGAGGCGGCCGGGCTCCCCCAGGGCTCCACGTCGAACCTCGCGCGCACCCGGCAGGCCCTGCTGGAGCTGGCGGTGCGGCGCCTGGCCGACCGCGAGGCCCGGGTCCTGGCCCTGCACGAGATGCCGGACCCCGGGGCCGGGCCCGGCCCTCTGGCGGACGCCCTGGCCCTGGCGACCCACCGGGCCATGACGGGATACCGCGCACTCACGCTCGCCCGCTACGAACTGGCCCTGGAGGCGACGCGCCGCCCCGAGCTGCGGGCCTTCTTCGACGCCACCGGCGCCCGCTTCCGCGACCAGCTCGCCACCCTGGTCAGCGGCTTGGGCTCGACCGACCCGGCACGGCACACCCTGTCGCTGATCGCCTGGGCGGACGGACTGATGTTCAGCTGTGTGGCGGGGTCGTTCGGCGCCGAGGTGCCGAGCCTGGAGGAGGTGCGCGCCGGACTGCGGGAACTGCTGGAGGGCATGCTCGGGGGCTGAAAATCTTGTGGTGCGGCGGGGGCGGCTCGGAAAAGATGCATCCATGACGAACGAACGCCAAGAGCCCGCCACCACCGCCGACGAGCGCACCATGCTGGAGGGCTGGCTGGACTACCACCGCCAGACCCTCGCCTGGAAGTGCGAGGGCCTGACCGACGCCCAGCTCCGCACCGCCGCGGTGGAGCCGTCCGAGCTGAGCCTGATGGGACTGGTGCGGCACATGGCGGAGGTGGAGCGGGGCTGGTTCCGCAAGGTACTCGCGGCCGAGGACGCCGGCCCGGTCTACTACACCGAAGAGGATCCTGACGGCGAGTTCCATCTCTCCGAGGCCGACACGTGGGAGGAGGCGTACGCCACCTGGCAGTCCGAGATCGAGACCGCCCGGCGCAACGCGGCCCGCTTCGGCCTCGACGACATCTCCGAGGGCAAACACCGGCGCACCGGCGAGCGCTTCAACCTGCGCTGGATCTACACGCACATGATCGAGGAGTACGCGCGGCACAACGGCCACGCCGACCTGATCCGCGAGCGCATCGACGGCGCGACCGGCGAATGACGTCACCCCCGTCGCACCGACGCCCTCCGTACGGGGCGCGAGATCACCCGTGCGGGGCATCCTGCGCCAGGTCCGCGGCCCCAGCGAGGGCCGGACACACCAGAGTTGGCGGGTGCATCGAACGACGACCACAGCGACGCTCCTGCTGACCGTGGCGGTCTCGGCCCTCTCCGGCTGTACGACGACGGTCTCGCATCCCTCCGCGCCGGGGCCCTCGGTGGCACCGTCCCGGCCGTCGGCGCCGGAGCGGGAGGACGAGGCGGAGACCCAGATCGTGCAGGCGCCGGCCCGTGAGGCCCTGCAGCTCATCGAAGAGGCGTCCCGTCGCCCGGAGCCGGCCGCGCCGACGGCCCGCCCGGCCGCGCCTCCGGCTGCCGCGCCGGAACCGGGGACGCAGCAGCCCGGCCACCGCGACGTCCGCCCCCGCCCCGCCCGCCCGGCACATCCCGAGCCGGCCCGGCGCGGCCCCCAGCGGTCGCACGCCGGCCTCCCCGACGTGTCGGAGTCGGTACGGCAGGACGTCGAGAGAAGCGTCCCGAACGACAACGCGGACGTGTGCGCGCTGGGCAGGCGCTACGGGGGTTGGCGGGCGGACAGTCCGGAGGCGACGATCTGCCGGGACGCGTACGGGCGTTGAGCGGACGCCGGCCGGGCGCGGACACGGCACGCCGGAGTCACCGACGTGACCACCTCAGGGCCACCGGCCTGTCGGCCGTCGACACGGTCACACCAGGACCACCAGCCCGTCGGGCCCATCAGCAGGGTCACCCCAGAGCCACCGACGCGTCGAGCCCGTCCACACGGTCACACCAGGACCACCAGCCCGTCGAGCCCGTCGACACGGTCACCCCCGGGCCGCGACGCGTCAGGCCCATCAGCAGGGTCACCCCAGAGCCACCGACGCGTCGAGCCCGTCCACACGGTCACACCAGGACCACCAGCCCGTCGAGCCCGTCGACACGGTCGCCCCCGGGCCGCGACGCGTCGGGCCCGTCGATACGGTCACCCCAAAGACACCAGCCCGTCGGGCCGTCGGGCCGTCGGGCCGTCGGGCCGTCGACACGGTCGCCCCAGGGCCGCGACGCGTCAGGCCCATCAGCGAGGTCACCCCAGGGTCGCCAGCCGTCTGGTTCGCCGACGAGCTCCCGTCAGGGCCGCCGCCGCGGCCGGTCGTGGGCGCGGTCGCCCCAGGGCCGCCGGCCCGGCAGGGCGCCGGCGGGGTCGTCTCAGGGCCGTTGCCGTGGCGGCGTCCAGGGCCCCGTGCCGCCCTCCCCCAGCCGGAATTCCAGTCGGCCGATGGCCGCCCACACGCCCTCGCCGTAGCTGTCGTCGGCGAGGGCGGCGGCGGCTTCACGGGCCCACCGCAGGTGAGTGCGGGCGGCGTCGCGGCGGCCCAGCCCGAGGTAGTCGTCCGCCAGGTTCAGGTGCAGGGAGGGGTAGATCGCGATCACCGCGGCCACCTCGACGGCCTCCTCCCTGGCCTCCTCGGCCGCCGTCAGGGCACGCAGGTCCCAGGCCAGTTCGTCCGCCGGGTCGTCCTGGGTGTCGGCCAGGTAGTGGGCGAGGGTGCAGCGGTGCAGCGGGTCGCCGTGCTCGCCGATCTCCGCCCACAGGCCGAGATAGCGGTGCCGGGCCTCCTCCCGGTCCCCCGCGTGGTGCAGCATGACGACCTGCCCGATCCGCGTCAGCACCGCATCGGGCGCCGCCTGCTCCTGTCGCTCCGCCACGACGCCCTCCGCGCACTAGCCGGCTGTTCCCGCCGACGCTAACCGCAGGCAGGGGCGATCCGGCTCAGGCGGCTCCGGACACCGCCGGGCCGGGCACGGCCGTGCGGCCGGGGTGGGTCAGCCCAGGTTCGGGATCGTCCAGTCGATCGGCGTGTGTCCCTGCGCCGCCACGGCCTCGTTGATCTGCGTGAAGGGCCGCGAGCCGAAGAACTTCTTCGCGGACAGGGGCGAGGGATGCGCGCCCTTGATCACGGCATGCCGGGACTCGTCGATCAGCGGGAGCTTCTTCTGCGCGTAGTTGCCCCACAGCACGAAGACCGCCGGGTCGGGCCGCTCGGCCACGGCGCGGATCACGGCGTCGGTGAACTTCTCCCAGCCCCGGCCCTTGTGCGAGTTGGCCTCGCCGCCTCGGACCGTGAGCACCGCGTTGAGCAACAGCACGCCCTGCTCGGCCCACGGCATGAGATAACCGTTGTCCGGGATCGGCGTGCCCAGCTCCTGGTGCATCTCCTTGTAGATGTTGCGCAGGGACGGCGGGATCCGCACCCCCGGCCGGACCGAGAAGCACAGCCCGTGCCCCTGACCCTCGCCGTGGTACGGGTCCTGACCGAGGATCAGGACCTTGACCCCCTCGTACGGCGTGGCGTCCAGCGCTGCGAAGACCTCCTCGCGCGGCGGATGGACGGGACCCTTCGCCCGCTCCTCCTCGACGAACTCCGTCAGCTCCTTGAACCAGGGCTGCTGCAGCTCGTCGCCCAGAACCCCGCGCCAGGACTCGGGCAGCATGGCGATGTCGGTCACGTCAACGTCCTCACGATGTGCGGTCACTTCAGGCCACAGAACCTACAGGCGACCACTGACACCGTGCCCGGGAGAGCGCGAAGCCGACTCGCTACCAGGCGGTCTTACGGTGCAGCTCCCACAACATCATGATCGTCGACGGGTCCAGGGACCGCTCGGCGCCCGAGACGTCCCGGCTGGCCGCCACGTACTGCCGGCCCTGCCACAGCGGCAGGAGCCGCGCGTCGTCCACGAGGATCCGCTGGGCCTCCTCGAACTCCTTCTCCACGTTCGCGCGGTCGCTCTCCCGGCGCGACCGGGGCAGCAGATCGCCGGTGATCTTCGGAGCCGGGTAGGGCGTGCCGAGGGCGTTCTGGTCACCGACGAACGGCGCGATGAAGTTCTCGGCGTCCGGGAAGTCGGGGAACCAGCCGCGCCCGAACACCGGGTACTCGCCCTTCTGGTAGCCCTCGACATAGGTCTTCCAGGGGCGGCTCTTCAGGCTGATCGAGAACAGGCCGGAAGCTTCGAGCTGGCGCTTCAGCTCCTTGAACTCCCCGGCGGTCTCGGAGCCGTAGCGGTCACTCGTGTACCAGAAGGTGAGCGGGACCCGCTGGTCGATGCCCGCCTCGGTGAGGATCTTGCGGGCCTTGGCGACATCCGGGTTGCCGTAGTCGTCGAAGAAGCCCGTGGTGTGGCCGGTGAGGCCCTTGGGGACCATGGAGTACAGCGGGTCGACGGTGTCCTTGTAGACCTTGTGGGCGATGGCCGCCCGGTCGACGACCTGCGCGATGGCCTGGCGCACGGCCTTCTTGTTCGCCCAGGAGTCCTTCGGGTTGAACACGAGGTAGTTGATGTCGGTGCCGGTGCCCTCGACGAGCTGGATCTCCTGGTCCTTGGAGGACTTGCTCTGGAGTTCGACGACGTCGCCCGCGGCCAGACCGCGGTAGGTCACGTCGATCTTCTCGTCCCGCAGGGCCTTCACCATGGTGGCGGAGTCCTGGAAGTAGCGCACGGTCACCGCGTCGTTCCGGCGCTCCGCGTAGCCCTTGTAGGAGTCGTTGCGGACGAGAACGGCTTCCTTGCCCTCGGAGTACGAGTCGAGGGTGTACGGCCCGGACCCGACCACGTCACTGCCCTTGCGCAGGCTGTTCCGCGGATAGGCCTGCGGGGACACGATCGACATGGCGGGGGTGGCGAGCACGAACGGGAAGGTGGCGTCGGGCTTGTTGAGGTGGAAGATCACCTCACGGTCGTTCGGGGCCTGGACCCGCTCCAGGCTGCCCAGCAGACCGGCGGGACCGCCGTTGACGTTGATCTTGCGGATCCGGTCGAACGAGTACTTCACGGCCTGGGCGTCGAGCGCGTCGCCGTTGGAGAACTGCAGGCCTTCGCGCAGCTCGCAGCGGTAGACCTGGTTCGAGGAGTCGCTGAAGCCGCACTGCTCGGCGGCGTCCGGCTGGGGCTCGCTCGCGCCCGTCG
It encodes the following:
- a CDS encoding NADPH-dependent F420 reductase, which gives rise to MRIGILGTGTLAAALGEGWARAGHEVVIGGRSQVKAEKLAERLDHEVLAVAPREAVTGRDAVLLAVSWDGVEEMLGMVGASDGVLQGMPLIDPTNAVTHGVGTLLTEHGEAMAGRIAGLAPGARVVKAFHLFPADQWTSPIGGGQSRVTVAMCGDDATALHVVGELVRDVGGVPATLGTLDRVRQLEEVAGFVIGLAFAGFDPGSAVPHVPSNDRRADSQW
- a CDS encoding winged helix-turn-helix transcriptional regulator — translated: MTDHDAHCYEFVADCRLRAATDLFAHTWDPVVLAALRLGPHRRRELHAAIGGIRDKVLTDSLHRLLANGLIERHAHAEAPPRVDYALTGLGQSLVEGPMMALGRWAIEHGDELLEAQESGTARGL
- a CDS encoding nuclear transport factor 2 family protein translates to MTQRVELATVRDRLAVDGLITDYAVAVDDGDWEAYRGLFAPRGRADYRSAGGIEGEARTVAAWLAQSLRLIPVRQHLIVNRRVRFGIWEQDTGDTAEVQADYVNPMATAGPAPDFVCGGRYAFAALRTDDGWRLSGVVVREKWRRLPGPRTAPVVN
- a CDS encoding DUF4291 domain-containing protein, translated to MTNFLKPRRAVPQEVCERGLTWIKPSFLWMMYRCGWGTKEGQETVLAIEIDREGFLWALRNACLSHHVPALHGDRASWKRQLRQAPARVQWDPERDLHLNPLPHRSLQLGLAGEAAARYADEWIVGIEDVTPLAREIHGLVRTGQPGSAAGLLPQERPLGLDDEVLAGLRA
- a CDS encoding ABC transporter substrate-binding protein — protein: MFKRNRCLWQVAAIASISSLLAGCGVLSSDTPQDEGPIVLGTTSAPSTLDPAASWDSSWELFRNIYQTLLSYPTGASEPQPDAAEQCGFSDSSNQVYRCELREGLQFSNGDALDAQAVKYSFDRIRKINVNGGPAGLLGSLERVQAPNDREVIFHLNKPDATFPFVLATPAMSIVSPQAYPRNSLRKGSDVVGSGPYTLDSYSEGKEAVLVRNDSYKGYAERRNDAVTVRYFQDSATMVKALRDEKIDVTYRGLAAGDVVELQSKSSKDQEIQLVEGTGTDINYLVFNPKDSWANKKAVRQAIAQVVDRAAIAHKVYKDTVDPLYSMVPKGLTGHTTGFFDDYGNPDVAKARKILTEAGIDQRVPLTFWYTSDRYGSETAGEFKELKRQLEASGLFSISLKSRPWKTYVEGYQKGEYPVFGRGWFPDFPDAENFIAPFVGDQNALGTPYPAPKITGDLLPRSRRESDRANVEKEFEEAQRILVDDARLLPLWQGRQYVAASRDVSGAERSLDPSTIMMLWELHRKTAW
- a CDS encoding TetR/AcrR family transcriptional regulator; its protein translation is MSVRTAGPSRSDLVADTALALLAERGMRGLTHRAVDEAAGLPQGSTSNLARTRQALLELAVRRLADREARVLALHEMPDPGAGPGPLADALALATHRAMTGYRALTLARYELALEATRRPELRAFFDATGARFRDQLATLVSGLGSTDPARHTLSLIAWADGLMFSCVAGSFGAEVPSLEEVRAGLRELLEGMLGG
- a CDS encoding DinB family protein, with product MTNERQEPATTADERTMLEGWLDYHRQTLAWKCEGLTDAQLRTAAVEPSELSLMGLVRHMAEVERGWFRKVLAAEDAGPVYYTEEDPDGEFHLSEADTWEEAYATWQSEIETARRNAARFGLDDISEGKHRRTGERFNLRWIYTHMIEEYARHNGHADLIRERIDGATGE
- a CDS encoding uracil-DNA glycosylase → MTDIAMLPESWRGVLGDELQQPWFKELTEFVEEERAKGPVHPPREEVFAALDATPYEGVKVLILGQDPYHGEGQGHGLCFSVRPGVRIPPSLRNIYKEMHQELGTPIPDNGYLMPWAEQGVLLLNAVLTVRGGEANSHKGRGWEKFTDAVIRAVAERPDPAVFVLWGNYAQKKLPLIDESRHAVIKGAHPSPLSAKKFFGSRPFTQINEAVAAQGHTPIDWTIPNLG
- a CDS encoding Gfo/Idh/MocA family protein, whose translation is MKVGCIGLGDIAQKAYLPVLAFQPGVELHLQTRTPATLDRVAEGLHVPPERRHTTLDSLIAADLDAAFVHAPTLVHPEIVTRLLEAGVPTYVDKPLAYEIDDSARLVALAEERGVSLAVGFNRRHAPGYTQCADHPRELILMQKNRIGLPEEPRAMILDDFIHVVDTLRFLVPGEIDDVAVRARVQDGLLHHLVLQLAGDGFTALGVMNRLSGSAEEILEVSGQDTKRQVINLAEVVDHKGQPTVRRRGDWVPVARQRGIEQAVLAFLHAVRTGRALSARDALETHELCERVVRAVQERTA
- a CDS encoding FAD-dependent monooxygenase translates to MKELGHAVVIGGGIGGLTAAVALHRRGLRVTVLERAPSLEPVGAAISLAPNSLRALDAIGLGGEIRDLAAWSGDGGLRAPSGRWLSRSSAEAAAERYGGPLVLLHRATLIASLASRLPPGAIRTDVAATLADSGGPDRPARVDAGGRVLEADLVVGADGIRSAVRHALFPAHPGAVYSGFTAWRLVIPVPGAEFASHETWGRGRIWGTHPLKDGRVYAYAAAVTPAGGHVPDERAELLSRFGDWHDPIPAVLAAARPEDVLRHDVHHITEPLPAYHHGRVALLGDAAHAMPPTLGQGGNQAIEDAVVLAHHRDDLPAYTAARLPRTTAVARRAVRVARLNLMTNRAAIAVRDTALATLSKAGPALFLRGFDGIADWRPPRADAVCSGQTPAGNR
- the lnt gene encoding apolipoprotein N-acyltransferase, whose amino-acid sequence is MKTLGHWLASPWRRSAAAAVVGALPVLAFPAPALWWCAYVALVPWLLLLRTAPTGKRAAYDGWWGGFGFMLAMHHWLLPSLHVFTFLIAALLGALWAPWGWLVRRFLGGVPSLGRVTVALLVLPSGWLAVELVRSWQGLGGPWGMLGSSQWQAEPALRLASVGGVWLLSYLLVAVNVAVAVLVAVPRARVPAVAGLVATAAATSATWAFSPRPAVDGQVRIAVVQPGVVAGPDGRFAREEQLTRRLAGQDVDLIVWGESSVGFDLDDRPDLARRLADLSRATGAHILVNVDARRSDKPGIYKSSVLVGPEGLTGERYDKMRLVPFGEYIPARSLLGWATSVGKAAGEDRRRGSQPVVMNVGDDLRVGPLVCFETAFPDMTRHLTREGVDVLIGQSSTSTFQHSWAPGQHASLAALRAAETGRPMVHSTLTGVSAVYGPDGQRVGSWLGTDASAERIYDIPLAHGTTPYVRHGDWTVHAAMLILALWAVGEGVRTVRLRRSAPEPRVPPARTVHGSPARPGR